The proteins below come from a single Bacillus spongiae genomic window:
- the moaC gene encoding cyclic pyranopterin monophosphate synthase MoaC encodes MSKFTHFNEQGHAKMVDISNKEETTRIAKARSSIRVNKEIYQKIIDHDFQKGDVLSVAQIAGIMGAKQTSSIIPMCHPLPLSGVNIIFDWKDKNAADFELIIEAEVKTKGSTGVEMEALTAASITALTVYDMCKAVDKGMVIGETYLLEKSGGKSGDYKRI; translated from the coding sequence ATGTCAAAGTTTACTCATTTTAACGAGCAAGGCCATGCCAAGATGGTCGACATATCGAATAAAGAAGAAACGACTAGAATCGCAAAAGCCCGCTCGAGCATTCGTGTGAATAAAGAAATTTATCAAAAAATAATCGACCATGATTTTCAAAAAGGAGACGTTCTTTCAGTAGCACAAATTGCTGGAATTATGGGGGCAAAACAAACTTCTTCCATCATTCCAATGTGCCATCCCCTCCCTTTGAGCGGCGTTAATATAATCTTTGATTGGAAGGATAAAAACGCTGCTGACTTTGAGCTGATCATTGAAGCTGAAGTCAAGACGAAAGGAAGCACTGGGGTTGAAATGGAAGCATTAACTGCCGCCTCCATCACAGCATTAACCGTTTATGATATGTGCAAAGCGGTTGATAAAGGAATGGTGATAGGGGAAACGTATTTATTAGAGAAGTCAGGCGGGAAAAGTGGCGATTATAAACGAATTTAA
- a CDS encoding Rrf2 family transcriptional regulator translates to MQYSIGVEYALHSLVYLCSTSKVGPIGIKDLAKIQGLSETYLSKIFTKLVKADIITSTTGVKGGYELTQLPENISFWDVVRAVEGEKPIFQCRRIVDKNLFNQEGDQEECCSAVPCRINITMLEAENKMRDYLKSKSLLWLKQTLDKELPTSTIEKTNEWFDQRKKQ, encoded by the coding sequence ATGCAGTACAGTATAGGCGTAGAATATGCCCTACATAGTTTAGTGTATTTATGTTCCACTTCAAAAGTTGGACCAATAGGAATAAAAGATTTAGCCAAGATACAAGGATTATCGGAAACTTATTTGTCTAAAATTTTCACCAAATTAGTTAAAGCGGATATTATTACTTCGACTACTGGTGTAAAAGGGGGATATGAGTTAACTCAACTACCTGAAAATATTTCCTTTTGGGACGTTGTTCGAGCTGTTGAAGGGGAGAAACCAATCTTTCAATGTCGAAGAATTGTTGACAAAAACTTGTTCAATCAAGAAGGGGACCAAGAAGAATGCTGTTCTGCTGTCCCTTGTCGTATAAATATTACGATGTTAGAAGCTGAAAATAAAATGAGAGATTATTTGAAAAGTAAAAGCCTATTATGGTTAAAGCAAACATTAGACAAGGAATTGCCGACTAGCACAATTGAAAAAACCAATGAATGGTTTGATCAAAGAAAAAAACAGTAA
- a CDS encoding carboxymuconolactone decarboxylase family protein, protein MKPRILMNEVDPNAYKAMYSLEGYLANASMDKKMLELIKIRASQINGCAFCIDMHTKDARKLGETEQRIYALNAWRETNFFSEKERAVLALTEAVTLVSSEHVSDEVYDEVNRSFSEKEIAELIMAIVTINAWNRIAITTRMMPAESEE, encoded by the coding sequence ATGAAACCAAGAATTTTAATGAATGAAGTTGATCCAAATGCGTATAAGGCAATGTATAGTCTTGAGGGGTATTTAGCTAATGCGTCAATGGACAAAAAAATGTTAGAGTTAATTAAAATCCGCGCATCACAAATAAACGGATGTGCATTTTGTATTGACATGCATACGAAAGATGCTCGGAAATTAGGTGAAACAGAGCAACGAATATATGCACTTAATGCTTGGAGAGAAACGAACTTCTTTTCGGAAAAAGAAAGAGCTGTGTTGGCCTTAACAGAAGCTGTCACGCTAGTGTCAAGTGAGCATGTCTCAGATGAAGTGTATGACGAAGTAAATCGTTCTTTTTCTGAAAAAGAAATAGCGGAGCTAATTATGGCCATTGTGACCATAAATGCATGGAATCGAATTGCCATTACAACACGTATGATGCCAGCAGAAAGCGAAGAATAA